The nucleotide sequence ATCAGTTCGTTCTTCAGCGAATGTTCCCAACCGACCAGCTCGGTGACCGTGACCTGGTAGCCGTGCGATTCGAGCTGCAGGCAGCGCAGCACGTTGGTGAGATGGCTGCCGAACTCGCGGGTGTGGAGGGGGTGGCGCCAGATCTCGGAGAGCGGCGTCTTGCCGAACGACGCGTTCTTGTTCTTGCGCAGGACCGCCGCGACCTCGGCCTGGCAACACGGCACGAGCACGATGTGGCGCGCCTTTTTCGCGAGCGCGAACTGGATCGCGTCGTCGGTCGCGGTATTGCAGGCGTGGAGCGCGGTGACGATGTCGACGGTCGGCGGCAGTTGCGCCGAGCCGATCGATTCGGCGACCGTCACGTCGAGGAAGGACATGCGCGGAAAGCCGAGGCGCGCGGCGAGCGCGCGCGATTTTTCGACGAGTTCGTCGCGCGTCTCGATGCCGAAAATGTGGGCGCCCTCGCGCTCCTTGAGGTAGAGGTCGTAGAGGATGAAGCCGAGGTAGGACTTGCCCGCGCCGTGGTCGGCGAGCGTGAGCCTACCCTGGCGGTCGAGCACCTCGTCGAGCAGCGGTTCGATGAAGTGGCACAGGTGATAGACCTGCTTGAGCTTGCGCCGGCTGTCCTGGTTGAGCCGGCCATCGCGCGTCAGGATGTGCAACTCCTTCAGGAGCTCGACCGACTGTCCGGGGCGTAACACCTCGGCCAGCGGGTCGGAGAAGACGGTTTTCTGGGCGCGGTCGGCGCGCGGGGCGGGGTGCTTCATGGCGGAAAGTCGATGGGCGAAGCGGCAGAGCGTAACAAAAAGCGGGCGTGCGCGAGGCGCCTTTTCCGGCGCGGGGCGCTTTCCGCGATAATGCCGCCCTCGCCGAAAGGGTCTCCGATGTCCATCGTCAACATCTCCTGCTACAAGTTCGTCACGCTCAACGACCGCGAGGCGCTCAAGGCAGACCTCGGCGCACGCTGCCTGCAACTCGGACTCAGGGGTACGATCCTGCTGGCGCCCGAGGGCATCAACGTTTTCCTCGCGGGTACGCGTGCGGCGATCGATGCGATCGTCGCCGGACTGCGCGCCGATCCGCGTTTCGCCGACCTCGAACCCAAGCTCAGCCTGTCGGCCGAAGCGCCGTTCACGCGCATGCGCGTGCGCCTGAAGAAGGAAATCATCACGATGAAGATGCCGGTCGTCCGCCCGGAAGAGGGCCGCGCGCCGGCCGTCGCGGCGGCGACGTTGAAGCGCTGGCTCGACCAGGGCTGCGACGACGAGGGCCGCCCGGTGGTCATGCTCGACACGCGCAACGATTATGAAGTGGCGGCGGGCAGCTTCGAAAACGCCGTCGACTACGGCATCGGCGTCTTCAGCGAATTCCCGCCCCAGCTCCAGCGCCGCCGCGACGACTACGCGGGGAAGACCGTGGTCTCGTTCTGCACCGGCGGCATCCGCTGCGAAAAGGCGGCGATCCACATGCAGGAAATCGGCGTCGAGCGCGTCTACCAGCTCGAAGGCGGGATCCTCAAGTACTTCGAAGAAGTCGGTGGTGCGCACTACCGCGGCGGGTGTTTCGTCTTCGACGCGCGCGAAGCGGTCGGCGCCGACCTGCAGCCGCTCGGCGGCCGCGTGCACTGCTGACGCGGGAACCGCCGCTCAGGCGAGTTCGCGTATCGACTGCATCGGCGGCAGGCGCGTGATGTGGCGCGTGGTCAGCCAGCCGCTCGCGCCGACGAGCAGCGCGCCGGCGGCCGGGAGCACGAGCCAGAGCCAGGGGTGCAGGCGCGGCGGCAGCTCGAACAGGCGGTCCCCGATCAGCGCCATCGCGGCCTCGGCGCAGGCGCTCGCGAGCAGGCCCGCGAGCACGCCGAGCACGATGAACTCGCTCCACAGCGCCTT is from Thiobacillus denitrificans ATCC 25259 and encodes:
- a CDS encoding class I SAM-dependent methyltransferase, with translation MKHPAPRADRAQKTVFSDPLAEVLRPGQSVELLKELHILTRDGRLNQDSRRKLKQVYHLCHFIEPLLDEVLDRQGRLTLADHGAGKSYLGFILYDLYLKEREGAHIFGIETRDELVEKSRALAARLGFPRMSFLDVTVAESIGSAQLPPTVDIVTALHACNTATDDAIQFALAKKARHIVLVPCCQAEVAAVLRKNKNASFGKTPLSEIWRHPLHTREFGSHLTNVLRCLQLESHGYQVTVTELVGWEHSLKNELIVATHTGAAPRNAAERLRAILQKLNLQELEARFLKTPPE
- a CDS encoding sulfurtransferase → MSIVNISCYKFVTLNDREALKADLGARCLQLGLRGTILLAPEGINVFLAGTRAAIDAIVAGLRADPRFADLEPKLSLSAEAPFTRMRVRLKKEIITMKMPVVRPEEGRAPAVAAATLKRWLDQGCDDEGRPVVMLDTRNDYEVAAGSFENAVDYGIGVFSEFPPQLQRRRDDYAGKTVVSFCTGGIRCEKAAIHMQEIGVERVYQLEGGILKYFEEVGGAHYRGGCFVFDAREAVGADLQPLGGRVHC